One Scyliorhinus canicula chromosome 9, sScyCan1.1, whole genome shotgun sequence DNA segment encodes these proteins:
- the LOC119971546 gene encoding zinc finger E-box-binding homeobox 1-like isoform X3, with product MCDKSFSESSYLRKHKCLHTGEKPFPCKVKLVHNAQERSLTGGWVPYIKELKEQEEFTRKLFDLSNSTITNGGSDMGMSEDTQVSMDTSEGDGGELAAGSEIPERADEEGTEVNTSQQCGMAAAVEEGEECQEVSLSIMRTMAEETEIQKTPLLSITAPLISMRPGMARPGSAHFTSVHRNQQLP from the exons atgtgtgacaaatcattctcagaGTCATCGTACCTCCGCAAACACAAATGCcttcacacaggagagaaaccctTCCCATGCAAG GTAAAGCTGGTCCATAATGCCCAGGAGCGCTCGTTGACTGGAGGGTGGGTTCCGTACATCAAGGAGCTGAAGGAACAGGAGGAGTTCACCAGGAAGCTGTTTGACCTCTCCAACTCCACGATAACCAATGGCGGATCAGATATGGGGATGAGTGAAG ATACACAGGTGTCCATGGACACATCAGAAGGTGATGGAGGAGAGCTGGCAGCAGGGTCCGAGATTCCTGAAAGGGCTGATGAGGAAGGGACAGAGGTTAATacctcacagcaatgtggcatggcagctgcagtggaggagggagaggagtgtCAGGAGG TGAGCCTCTCTATCATGAGGACAATGGCAGAAGAGACTGAAATCCAGAAGACCCCTCTCCTCTCGATCACGGCACCTCTCATTTCCATGAGACCAGGAATGGCCAGGCCCGGATCTGCACATTTCACATCTGTCCATAGAAATCAGCAGCTGCCTTGA
- the LOC119971546 gene encoding zinc finger E-box-binding homeobox 1-like isoform X2, whose amino-acid sequence MCDKSFSESSYLRKHKCLHTGEKPFPCKVKLVHNAQERSLTGGWVPYIKELKEQEEFTRKLFDLSNSTITNGGSDMGMSEDTQVSMDTSEGDGGELAAGSEIPERADEEGTEVNTSQQCGMAAAVEEGEECQEAVSLSIMRTMAEETEIQKTPLLSITAPLISMRPGMARPGSAHFTSVHRNQQLP is encoded by the exons atgtgtgacaaatcattctcagaGTCATCGTACCTCCGCAAACACAAATGCcttcacacaggagagaaaccctTCCCATGCAAG GTAAAGCTGGTCCATAATGCCCAGGAGCGCTCGTTGACTGGAGGGTGGGTTCCGTACATCAAGGAGCTGAAGGAACAGGAGGAGTTCACCAGGAAGCTGTTTGACCTCTCCAACTCCACGATAACCAATGGCGGATCAGATATGGGGATGAGTGAAG ATACACAGGTGTCCATGGACACATCAGAAGGTGATGGAGGAGAGCTGGCAGCAGGGTCCGAGATTCCTGAAAGGGCTGATGAGGAAGGGACAGAGGTTAATacctcacagcaatgtggcatggcagctgcagtggaggagggagaggagtgtCAGGAGG CAGTGAGCCTCTCTATCATGAGGACAATGGCAGAAGAGACTGAAATCCAGAAGACCCCTCTCCTCTCGATCACGGCACCTCTCATTTCCATGAGACCAGGAATGGCCAGGCCCGGATCTGCACATTTCACATCTGTCCATAGAAATCAGCAGCTGCCTTGA
- the LOC119971546 gene encoding uncharacterized protein LOC119971546 isoform X1 produces MCDKSFSESSYLRKHKCLHTGEKPFPCKVKLVHNAQERSLTGGWVPYIKELKEQEEFTRKLFDLSNSTITNGGSDMGMSEDTQVSMDTSEGDGGELAAGSEIPERADEEGTEVNTSQQCGMAAAVEEGEECQEGKVSDFEGSVGEFKLNIVTSVKEEVCDALAAVVGGGSSDPSGGEEPAALGAEAPQSPRSQGQHQAHAAGQENKDDLKPLEDLHHEQVQSTASYQATFNLLQQTLTELKIDVSQNLQINNEILQHHLQRKNEILQQQNEVVRQQNEIRNQHLQRNNEIFQQQNEVLCQLLQRSSETLNEMRQILSQIVAPVVGGQQQPSAETSAAGHGSDTRQVTSQGQRKHRKN; encoded by the exons atgtgtgacaaatcattctcagaGTCATCGTACCTCCGCAAACACAAATGCcttcacacaggagagaaaccctTCCCATGCAAG GTAAAGCTGGTCCATAATGCCCAGGAGCGCTCGTTGACTGGAGGGTGGGTTCCGTACATCAAGGAGCTGAAGGAACAGGAGGAGTTCACCAGGAAGCTGTTTGACCTCTCCAACTCCACGATAACCAATGGCGGATCAGATATGGGGATGAGTGAAG ATACACAGGTGTCCATGGACACATCAGAAGGTGATGGAGGAGAGCTGGCAGCAGGGTCCGAGATTCCTGAAAGGGCTGATGAGGAAGGGACAGAGGTTAATacctcacagcaatgtggcatggcagctgcagtggaggagggagaggagtgtCAGGAGGGTAAGGTGTCTGATTTTGAGGGTAGTGTTGGTGAGTTCAAGTTAAATATTGTGACCAGTGTGAAGGAGGAGGTCTGTGATGCTCTGGCTGctgtagtggggggagggagttcaGATCCTTCTGGGGGTGAGGAACCTGCGGCTTTGGGAGCAGAAGCTCCGCAGTCTCCACGATCACAGGGACAACATCAGGCCCATGCTGCTGGTCAAGAAAATAAAGATGATCTGAAACCCCTTGAGGACTTACATCATGAACAGGTTCAAAGTACAGCGAGTTATCAGGCCACTTTTAACTTGCTTCAACAAACTTTGACTGAACTTAAGATTGATGTTAGTCAGAATCTGCAAATAAACAATGAGATTCTTCAGCATCATCTACAAAGAAAGAATGAGATCCTTCAGCAGCAGAATGAGGTCGTGAGACAGCAGAATGAGATTCGAAACCAGCATCTGCAAAGAAATAATGAGATTTTTCAGCAGCAGAATGAGGTTCTTTGTCAGCTTCTGCAAAGAAGCAGTGAGACTCTGAATGAAATGAGGCAGATTCTGTCTCAGATTGTAGCGCCAGTAGTGGGGGGCCAGCAGCAGCCCAGTGCAGAGACATCTGCTGCTGGACACGGCTCTGACACAAGACAGGTCACGTCACAGGGACAAAGGAAGCATAGAAAGAATTAG